A genomic stretch from Spongiibacter nanhainus includes:
- a CDS encoding type II secretion system F family protein: protein MATAKTDIYVWQGTDKQGRKTRGEMTAASPAIAKAQLRKQGIAAKKVRKKPKSLFSNKKAIKPADIAIFTRQMATMMKAGVPLVQSFEIVAEGAGNPSLQELVTEIKNDVSSGGGFASACAKHPKYFDDLFCSLVEAGEQSGTLELMLDRVATYKEKTEALKAKIKKALTYPIAVIVVAIVVTAILLVKVVPQFASTFQSFGSDLPAFTKLVVAMSEWMQANWYIMFGAIIATVVLFSEAKRRSQGFSDRVDAMMLKIPIVGDIVFNSVIARFSRTLATTFGAGVPLVDALNSVEGAAGNAVYSKAIAQIREDVTSGQTLYSAIRFTNLFPTMLLQMVSIGEESGSLDEMLDKVANHYEEAVDNAVDSLTSLLEPFIMSILGILVGGLMIAMYLPIFMLGSAI, encoded by the coding sequence ATGGCAACGGCAAAAACCGATATTTACGTCTGGCAGGGTACCGACAAGCAGGGCCGCAAAACCCGTGGAGAGATGACTGCGGCGTCGCCTGCCATTGCCAAGGCTCAGCTCCGCAAGCAGGGTATAGCCGCCAAGAAAGTGCGCAAAAAACCCAAATCCTTGTTCAGCAATAAAAAGGCAATCAAGCCAGCCGATATTGCCATTTTCACCCGACAAATGGCCACCATGATGAAAGCCGGTGTGCCGTTGGTTCAAAGCTTTGAGATTGTGGCGGAAGGGGCCGGCAACCCCAGTTTGCAGGAGTTGGTTACTGAAATTAAAAACGACGTCTCTTCAGGCGGCGGGTTTGCGTCAGCTTGCGCCAAACACCCCAAATACTTTGACGATCTGTTTTGCAGCTTGGTCGAGGCCGGTGAGCAATCGGGTACCCTTGAGCTTATGCTGGACCGGGTCGCCACTTACAAAGAGAAAACCGAGGCCCTGAAAGCCAAGATAAAAAAGGCGCTGACTTACCCCATAGCGGTTATCGTCGTTGCCATTGTTGTTACCGCTATACTGCTGGTGAAGGTAGTGCCCCAATTTGCCAGCACATTCCAAAGTTTTGGTTCCGACCTACCCGCCTTCACCAAACTGGTGGTGGCCATGTCTGAATGGATGCAGGCCAATTGGTACATTATGTTTGGCGCCATCATCGCTACGGTGGTTCTATTTAGCGAAGCCAAGCGACGATCCCAGGGCTTTTCCGACCGGGTTGACGCAATGATGCTCAAGATACCCATCGTTGGGGATATTGTATTTAACTCGGTCATTGCGCGCTTTTCTCGAACACTTGCCACCACCTTCGGTGCCGGTGTACCGCTTGTTGACGCGCTGAATTCCGTGGAAGGGGCAGCCGGTAACGCCGTATATAGCAAGGCCATCGCCCAGATCCGCGAAGATGTCACCAGCGGTCAAACCCTGTACTCGGCCATTCGCTTCACTAACCTCTTTCCCACCATGCTGCTTCAGATGGTGTCTATCGGCGAGGAGTCTGGCTCTTTGGATGAAATGCTGGACAAGGTTGCCAACCACTACGAAGAAGCCGTGGACAACGCGGTGGACTCTCTGACATCGCTGCTGGAACCCTTTATCATGTCGATTTTGGGGATACTAGTGGGTGGTTTGATGATTGCCATGTATCTGCCTATATTTATGCTGGGTTCCGCAATCTAG
- a CDS encoding glycosyltransferase, whose protein sequence is MERINNIAINPTGIGGTQTFSRVLMGAFPNVTTFCFSPNKEYYNAPFKVIEAKRSNPLYAITGFGRKAACSAPALENAITIFNCPCDLDFYKYSEIRDGRCIFVAHFPASHFYESRNYLAKNQRSRIRKLRLMRKIVCFSRQEVFNLSNLLGISTEHIVHLFHTVELNPRVESKNFKPNIVNVCRFDNSKKRLDQFIEVARRNESYNFHLYGDGVDLKFIEKLGEGVGNLFIHPPATDLIDVYASSGILLVTSDTEAFGISILEALSQGTPVLIAKNTFENARKLVLDDYNGFVCELFNHDIISERLKYIQGDYRRFSKNSLLSFRPYSKSAFKEKWAELFSAL, encoded by the coding sequence ATGGAGAGGATTAACAACATAGCCATTAACCCTACTGGTATAGGCGGGACTCAGACGTTTTCGAGAGTCCTGATGGGCGCATTTCCAAATGTTACAACTTTTTGTTTCTCCCCTAATAAAGAGTATTATAACGCACCTTTCAAAGTTATAGAGGCTAAGCGAAGTAATCCGTTGTACGCAATAACTGGGTTTGGTAGAAAGGCAGCTTGTTCTGCGCCTGCACTCGAAAACGCAATAACAATTTTTAATTGTCCTTGTGATCTTGATTTTTATAAATATAGTGAAATAAGAGATGGGCGGTGCATATTTGTTGCACATTTTCCCGCTTCCCATTTTTATGAGTCTAGAAACTATCTGGCAAAAAATCAGAGAAGCAGGATTCGAAAGCTAAGGCTGATGCGTAAAATAGTCTGCTTTTCTCGTCAGGAGGTTTTTAACTTATCTAATTTACTTGGTATTTCAACTGAGCATATTGTTCATCTTTTCCATACGGTTGAATTAAACCCAAGAGTTGAAAGCAAAAATTTTAAGCCGAATATCGTTAACGTATGTAGGTTTGACAATTCAAAAAAAAGGCTGGATCAGTTTATTGAAGTGGCAAGAAGAAACGAATCATATAATTTTCACTTGTATGGGGATGGAGTTGATTTAAAATTTATTGAAAAATTGGGTGAGGGTGTAGGTAATTTGTTTATCCACCCTCCAGCAACGGATTTGATTGACGTGTATGCTTCCTCGGGCATATTGTTGGTTACTAGCGATACTGAGGCGTTTGGAATATCTATATTGGAGGCGCTGAGTCAGGGGACCCCTGTATTGATTGCAAAAAACACCTTTGAAAATGCGAGAAAGCTTGTCTTAGATGATTATAATGGATTTGTATGTGAGTTATTCAATCATGATATTATTTCTGAAAGGCTTAAATATATTCAGGGGGATTATCGCAGGTTTTCGAAGAATAGTTTGCTTTCCTTTCGTCCTTATTCAAAATCCGCATTCAAAGAAAAATGGGCTGAATTGTTTTCAGCATTATGA
- the coaE gene encoding dephospho-CoA kinase (Dephospho-CoA kinase (CoaE) performs the final step in coenzyme A biosynthesis.): MSQFIVGLTGGIGSGKTAVSDSFAELGIDIVDADLVSRIVVEPGTPALAAIAEHFGSDILTQDGQLDRAQLRAIIFKDPEAKHWLEALLHPLIAEEIQRQLHSISSPYGIFVSPLLIEAGQRLFCDRVLVVDVPESTQVERTMARDSNDREQVERIIASQINRQDRRAAADDILDNSQDLSTLKDRVAALHVQYLELAKEKVG; this comes from the coding sequence ATGAGTCAGTTTATCGTCGGCCTGACCGGCGGCATTGGCAGCGGCAAGACCGCTGTCTCAGACAGCTTTGCCGAGTTGGGTATCGACATTGTCGATGCCGACCTGGTGTCCCGCATTGTGGTGGAACCCGGCACCCCGGCGTTGGCGGCCATCGCTGAGCATTTTGGCAGCGATATTCTCACCCAGGACGGGCAGCTTGATCGCGCTCAGTTGCGGGCGATTATCTTCAAAGATCCGGAGGCTAAGCATTGGCTGGAGGCGCTGCTCCACCCGCTGATAGCTGAGGAAATTCAGCGTCAGCTGCACAGCATTAGCAGCCCCTATGGGATTTTTGTATCGCCCCTGTTGATAGAGGCTGGGCAACGCCTGTTTTGTGATCGTGTGTTGGTGGTGGACGTGCCAGAGTCTACGCAAGTGGAGCGTACCATGGCCCGGGACAGCAACGACCGGGAGCAGGTGGAGCGGATCATTGCCAGCCAGATCAACCGCCAGGATCGCCGTGCGGCGGCTGACGATATCCTCGACAATAGTCAGGATTTATCGACACTCAAGGACCGGGTTGCGGCTTTGCATGTGCAGTATTTGGAATTGGCGAAGGAGAAAGTTGGGTAG
- a CDS encoding DNA gyrase inhibitor YacG, whose product MTEKRQTLEVQCPSCKQTVLWDRNNPHRPFCSAQCKNQDFVSWANEEHSIAGDPLHDGVLSGDIDLD is encoded by the coding sequence ATGACTGAGAAACGACAAACCCTTGAGGTCCAGTGTCCCAGCTGCAAGCAAACCGTGCTTTGGGACCGCAATAACCCCCACCGACCGTTTTGCTCGGCCCAGTGCAAAAATCAGGATTTTGTCTCTTGGGCGAATGAGGAGCACAGCATTGCAGGTGATCCATTGCACGATGGCGTGCTGAGTGGGGATATTGATTTGGATTAG
- a CDS encoding glycosyltransferase family 2 protein produces MTDSVSIIIPAKDEADGLRAILPAIRSLYPSYELIVVNDGSTDDTETVAKQAGAKVVTHPYPKGNGAAVKSGAREANGDVLVYLDGDGQHNPDDIARLIAKIEQGYDLVVGARQKGSQASAGRATANGFYNLLASYMTGQKVQDLTSGFRAVRANKFKEFLYLLPNGFSYPTTSTMAFFRAGYSVCYLPIHAATRIGQSHLKPFKDGIRFLVIIFKIGSLYSPLKLFGPAAALCFALGLAWYGYTLATMNRFTNMSALLFTSSVMIFLMGLISEQITSLMYKER; encoded by the coding sequence GTGACAGACAGCGTAAGCATTATTATACCGGCTAAAGATGAAGCCGATGGCCTGAGAGCAATCCTTCCAGCAATCCGCAGCCTGTATCCAAGTTACGAGCTCATCGTTGTCAATGACGGCTCTACGGATGATACGGAGACTGTCGCCAAACAGGCAGGTGCCAAAGTCGTGACTCACCCTTACCCCAAGGGAAATGGCGCCGCGGTAAAAAGCGGTGCGAGAGAAGCAAACGGTGATGTGTTGGTATATCTGGATGGCGACGGTCAGCATAATCCTGATGATATCGCCCGTCTGATAGCGAAGATTGAACAGGGCTATGATCTGGTCGTCGGTGCTCGTCAAAAAGGATCTCAAGCTAGTGCCGGACGCGCTACGGCCAATGGCTTCTACAATCTCCTGGCCTCTTACATGACGGGGCAAAAAGTACAGGATTTAACCTCCGGTTTTCGGGCTGTACGAGCGAACAAGTTTAAAGAGTTCCTCTATTTGCTGCCCAATGGCTTCTCTTATCCTACTACGTCGACCATGGCATTCTTTAGAGCGGGCTATTCGGTATGTTACCTGCCGATACATGCCGCGACCAGAATTGGTCAAAGCCATCTAAAGCCGTTCAAAGATGGCATTCGATTTTTGGTTATTATTTTTAAAATCGGCTCATTATACTCGCCACTAAAATTGTTTGGGCCTGCCGCGGCCCTTTGTTTCGCTCTGGGATTAGCGTGGTACGGATATACATTAGCCACAATGAACCGTTTCACCAATATGAGTGCGCTCCTGTTCACTAGTAGTGTAATGATATTTCTAATGGGGCTTATTTCAGAGCAAATTACCTCGTTGATGTATAAAGAACGATGA
- the mutT gene encoding 8-oxo-dGTP diphosphatase MutT, whose translation MPSTAVKLVHVAVGVICDADQRILIARRADHLHQGGLWEFPGGKVEAGETVQEALVRELQEELAIAVAPEGCQPLTEIHHDYGDKAVRLDVWWVREFSGEPQGAEGQPLQWVAPHTLNDYSFPAANRAIIDAILSA comes from the coding sequence ATGCCGAGTACCGCAGTTAAGCTCGTCCACGTCGCGGTGGGTGTAATTTGTGACGCCGACCAGCGCATCCTGATTGCCCGCCGGGCCGACCACCTGCATCAGGGTGGGCTGTGGGAATTCCCCGGCGGCAAGGTTGAAGCCGGTGAAACCGTCCAAGAAGCCTTGGTCAGAGAGCTGCAGGAAGAACTGGCGATTGCAGTCGCCCCGGAGGGCTGCCAGCCGCTAACGGAAATTCACCACGATTACGGCGACAAAGCCGTGCGGCTCGATGTGTGGTGGGTAAGAGAGTTTTCCGGTGAGCCCCAGGGTGCCGAAGGTCAGCCCCTGCAATGGGTGGCGCCACATACCCTGAACGACTACTCCTTCCCCGCCGCCAATCGCGCCATCATCGACGCCATCTTGTCAGCCTAA
- a CDS encoding ATP-binding cassette domain-containing protein, with product MYLAIKSALMLLTAKQQREYWLVASLLSITSIADLVGIAAIIPAITALIDFDSAVEKGYLNTLYVWLNTPEKPVFLLMVTAGAIAFIWGGALMTTLGVFARQRFIRRISADISARAFNHYMAQSIEPFYQRPGSVFLRNVNSVSESIAIGIIDSSFVILSRAVQLGVTAALLMAFNVRVTLFIFLIIASAYFLIYTFIKTKLRRMSAENFESQQQLNRMITGSYADYRNIHIDGRLRDYVQHFRQIKARTSKKTANIEILGTIPRNFIEILGMTLLLISAYFLGKSAENTHHLVTTISLFAIAAYKILPAAQQIYHAVSKVTGAATVFDKVKEEWSFLSLTVSAAETYRAVDEFKQLTLNSVSYAHQGQNWVIQNLTATIALKGVVRISGPSGVGKTTLIEILAGLRNPQAGSIYLDQRHLSKIPLAQWWASIAYVNQNGYLFEGPLLDNVAGNANDYDAPLYERIYDICGLDALPSEWISEGATNLSGGQKCRVLIARALYKKAQLLFLDETLSPLDVESAQAILNGIQQAFPACCIFIISHRSEELGFNYQQLSLSKIGG from the coding sequence ATGTATTTGGCTATTAAATCAGCTCTTATGCTGCTAACAGCAAAGCAGCAACGTGAATACTGGCTGGTTGCGTCATTGCTGAGTATTACGTCCATCGCCGATTTGGTGGGTATTGCCGCCATTATTCCCGCCATCACCGCCCTGATCGATTTCGACAGTGCTGTAGAAAAAGGCTACTTGAATACCCTGTATGTGTGGTTAAACACCCCAGAGAAACCCGTGTTTCTATTGATGGTGACAGCAGGCGCCATCGCCTTTATCTGGGGTGGTGCGCTAATGACAACGTTAGGCGTTTTTGCTCGGCAACGCTTTATTCGCCGGATAAGTGCAGACATCTCGGCACGAGCCTTCAACCACTACATGGCGCAATCCATTGAGCCGTTTTACCAACGTCCCGGTTCGGTTTTTTTGCGCAACGTCAATAGTGTCAGCGAGAGTATAGCCATCGGTATTATTGACTCCAGCTTTGTCATACTTTCCCGCGCGGTACAGTTGGGGGTAACAGCCGCGCTGCTGATGGCATTTAATGTGCGCGTAACCCTCTTTATATTTCTGATCATTGCAAGCGCCTATTTTCTCATTTACACCTTCATTAAGACGAAGCTGAGGCGGATGAGTGCCGAGAATTTTGAGTCTCAGCAGCAGCTCAATCGAATGATTACCGGCAGCTATGCCGACTATCGAAATATTCATATTGATGGCCGTTTGAGGGACTATGTTCAGCATTTCAGGCAAATCAAAGCCAGAACGTCTAAGAAAACGGCGAATATTGAAATACTGGGCACCATTCCCCGAAATTTCATTGAGATATTGGGTATGACGCTGTTGCTTATATCGGCGTACTTTCTAGGCAAGTCTGCAGAAAATACCCATCATTTGGTCACCACCATCTCACTATTTGCTATTGCCGCTTACAAAATCCTTCCCGCAGCACAGCAAATTTACCACGCAGTGAGTAAGGTTACAGGAGCCGCCACGGTTTTTGATAAGGTGAAGGAAGAATGGAGTTTCTTGTCTTTGACCGTGTCCGCCGCGGAAACCTACAGAGCCGTTGATGAATTCAAGCAGCTTACCTTGAATAGCGTAAGCTACGCACACCAGGGGCAAAACTGGGTGATCCAAAATTTAACGGCCACAATAGCATTAAAGGGAGTGGTTCGAATAAGTGGGCCATCGGGTGTGGGTAAGACCACCCTCATAGAAATACTGGCAGGTTTGCGCAACCCTCAGGCAGGAAGCATCTACCTGGATCAACGACATTTAAGCAAAATCCCTCTAGCTCAATGGTGGGCGTCTATCGCCTACGTTAATCAGAACGGTTACCTATTTGAAGGCCCATTGTTGGATAATGTCGCGGGTAATGCTAATGATTACGACGCGCCCTTGTACGAACGTATCTACGATATTTGTGGTTTGGACGCTTTGCCCAGTGAGTGGATCAGCGAAGGCGCGACCAATCTTTCAGGGGGGCAAAAATGTCGTGTACTTATTGCCAGGGCCCTTTATAAGAAAGCGCAGTTGCTGTTTCTAGATGAGACGCTTTCGCCACTCGATGTTGAATCGGCTCAAGCTATTCTGAACGGAATTCAACAAGCGTTTCCGGCCTGCTGCATTTTTATTATTAGTCACAGAAGCGAGGAATTGGGATTCAATTATCAGCAGCTCTCCTTGAGTAAAATTGGGGGTTGA
- the argJ gene encoding bifunctional glutamate N-acetyltransferase/amino-acid acetyltransferase ArgJ has protein sequence MAVGPGTIGELHPVDGVRIGIASAGIKKPGRKDVVVFELAEGSRSAGVFTKNAFCAAPVTVAKAHLAKASPRYWLINTGNANAGTGEQGLSDARRCCAALADLTGLEAPTVLPFSTGVIGEPLPTDKIVSALPGALGALSVDSWLDAASGIMTTDTRPKACSQQLQWQGKTITVTGISKGAGMIKPNMATMLGYVATDADVDQALLQSLVSEAAEQSFNRITVDGDTSTNDACMLVATGRSGVSVSAGSELEGLLRQTINAVFLDLAQAIVRDGEGATKFVAVAVKGAQDQQEALKVAYTVAESPLVKTALFASDPNWGRILAAIGRAGVDGLDVAKVSVHLDDVLIAERGGRAASYTEEAGAAVMKQEDVTIAIDLGRGEAGETVWTTDFSYDYVRINAEYRS, from the coding sequence ATGGCGGTGGGCCCGGGAACGATAGGGGAGTTGCATCCGGTTGACGGCGTGCGTATCGGCATTGCCAGCGCAGGCATCAAAAAGCCAGGACGCAAAGATGTCGTCGTGTTTGAGTTGGCGGAGGGTAGTCGCTCCGCCGGTGTGTTTACCAAGAATGCCTTTTGTGCGGCACCAGTGACGGTGGCGAAGGCTCACCTCGCTAAGGCTTCTCCCCGCTATTGGCTTATCAATACTGGCAATGCCAATGCCGGCACCGGCGAGCAGGGGCTGTCCGATGCTCGACGCTGCTGCGCCGCCTTGGCAGACCTGACTGGCCTTGAAGCCCCTACAGTATTGCCTTTCTCTACAGGGGTTATTGGTGAGCCCTTGCCTACTGACAAAATTGTCAGCGCCCTGCCAGGAGCGCTGGGAGCGTTGTCGGTCGATAGCTGGCTGGATGCCGCCAGTGGCATTATGACCACCGATACCCGCCCCAAAGCCTGCTCACAGCAGCTGCAATGGCAGGGTAAGACCATCACCGTGACCGGAATCTCCAAAGGCGCCGGGATGATCAAGCCCAATATGGCCACCATGCTGGGCTACGTCGCCACCGACGCCGACGTCGATCAAGCACTGTTACAAAGCCTGGTCAGTGAGGCGGCGGAACAGTCCTTCAATCGCATCACCGTAGATGGCGACACCTCCACCAACGACGCCTGCATGCTGGTGGCCACCGGCCGCTCTGGAGTGAGTGTCAGCGCCGGCAGCGAGCTAGAGGGCTTGCTGCGGCAAACCATCAACGCCGTTTTCCTCGATCTGGCTCAGGCCATTGTTCGGGACGGTGAAGGCGCTACCAAGTTTGTGGCGGTTGCCGTTAAGGGTGCCCAGGATCAGCAGGAGGCACTTAAGGTGGCCTACACTGTGGCTGAGTCACCGCTGGTGAAAACCGCGCTGTTTGCCAGCGATCCCAATTGGGGTCGGATTCTGGCGGCTATCGGCCGCGCCGGTGTCGACGGCCTGGATGTGGCCAAGGTGAGCGTGCACCTGGACGATGTGCTGATTGCAGAACGCGGCGGTCGTGCGGCGTCCTATACCGAGGAAGCGGGTGCAGCGGTAATGAAACAGGAAGACGTCACCATTGCCATCGACCTCGGTCGCGGTGAGGCCGGTGAGACTGTGTGGACCACCGATTTCTCCTACGATTACGTGCGCATCAATGCCGAGTACCGCAGTTAA
- a CDS encoding pilin, with protein sequence MKKTQQGFTLIELMIVVAIIGILAAVALPAYQDYTTRSKISEGLTLASAAKTAVSEHAMTRNTYPADNDAAGYVAPDTQYVDDIQIANTGVVTITYKTAAGVAAGEDELELSPTTNASGVQWVCKQPAANAVLAKYLPSNCRS encoded by the coding sequence ATGAAGAAGACACAACAAGGTTTTACGCTGATCGAATTGATGATCGTTGTAGCGATCATTGGTATTTTGGCGGCGGTTGCACTGCCTGCCTACCAGGATTACACAACTCGCTCAAAGATTTCTGAAGGTTTGACGCTGGCTTCAGCTGCCAAAACTGCGGTATCTGAGCACGCGATGACGCGCAACACTTACCCAGCAGACAACGACGCGGCGGGTTATGTTGCTCCGGACACTCAGTACGTTGACGATATTCAAATTGCTAACACTGGGGTGGTCACTATCACTTACAAGACTGCCGCAGGTGTTGCTGCTGGTGAAGATGAGCTGGAGCTCTCTCCGACCACCAATGCTTCCGGTGTGCAGTGGGTATGTAAGCAGCCTGCGGCCAATGCAGTCCTTGCAAAATACCTGCCTTCTAACTGCCGCTCATAA
- the pilB gene encoding type IV-A pilus assembly ATPase PilB — protein sequence MNSSQVPLTGLARRLVYDGILEEDAVRKAQEAANKDKKSLVSHLVEKKLADGLNLAEAAADEFGIPFLDLRVFTLDLAPHKLVDNKLVKTHRALPLWKRGKRLFVGMSDPTNLHALDQIKFNTGLNTEPIVVEESALAVAIDKYLSAQEESLTDSLGGMDDVDLESLDVEAVDEDGGEVDLSGADEAPVVKFVNKVLVDAIRGGASDIHFEPYERVYRVRFRTDGILHEVARPPVSLGFRLAARLKVMSQMDISERRIPQDGRIKMKLSKTRAIDFRVNTLPTLWGEKVVLRILDPSSAQMGIDALGYEPDQKQLYMEALDEPQGMILVTGPTGSGKTVSLYTGLNILNTPERNISTAEDPVEINLEGINQVHVNNKVGLGFAEALRSFLRQDPDIIMVGEIRDLETAEIAIKAAQTGHLVLSTLHTNSAPETLTRLLNMGVPAFNVATSVSLIIAQRLARRLCKECSVPADIPHETLLEEGFSEEMLDGASILKPVGCDHCNGGYKGRVGIYEVVRITPDISRIIMENGNSLVIAEQARKEGFANLRTSALRKCAQGVTSLEEVNRVTKD from the coding sequence ATGAATAGTTCACAGGTCCCGCTAACCGGCTTGGCGCGCAGGTTAGTCTATGATGGCATACTGGAAGAAGATGCCGTCCGAAAGGCGCAAGAAGCGGCCAACAAAGATAAGAAAAGCTTGGTTTCTCACTTGGTTGAGAAAAAGCTCGCTGATGGTCTGAATTTGGCCGAGGCCGCAGCTGATGAGTTTGGCATACCTTTCTTAGACCTCCGCGTCTTTACCCTGGACCTTGCGCCCCACAAGCTTGTGGACAATAAACTGGTCAAGACCCACCGAGCTCTGCCCTTGTGGAAACGGGGCAAGCGTCTGTTTGTGGGCATGTCTGATCCCACCAACCTCCACGCCCTTGATCAGATTAAGTTCAACACTGGCCTCAATACCGAACCGATAGTCGTGGAGGAAAGTGCTCTCGCCGTCGCTATAGACAAATACCTTAGTGCCCAGGAAGAGTCTTTGACAGATAGCCTGGGCGGCATGGATGACGTAGACCTAGAAAGCCTTGATGTAGAAGCCGTTGATGAAGACGGCGGCGAAGTTGACCTATCGGGCGCTGATGAGGCCCCGGTGGTCAAATTCGTTAATAAAGTGCTGGTTGACGCCATTCGAGGCGGCGCTTCAGATATTCACTTTGAGCCCTATGAGCGAGTCTACCGGGTTCGCTTCCGTACCGACGGTATTTTGCACGAAGTAGCCCGTCCGCCAGTGTCTTTGGGATTTCGGCTAGCAGCACGCCTCAAGGTCATGTCGCAAATGGACATTTCAGAACGGCGCATCCCACAGGATGGCCGCATTAAGATGAAGCTGTCCAAGACTCGCGCCATCGACTTCCGGGTGAATACGCTGCCTACCCTATGGGGTGAGAAGGTAGTACTACGGATTTTGGACCCCAGTTCGGCTCAGATGGGCATCGACGCCCTTGGCTACGAGCCAGATCAGAAACAGTTGTACATGGAGGCTCTGGACGAGCCCCAGGGCATGATACTGGTCACCGGACCTACCGGCTCGGGTAAGACTGTGTCGTTGTATACCGGTCTCAACATTCTGAACACCCCCGAGCGTAATATCTCCACCGCAGAGGACCCCGTTGAGATCAACCTGGAGGGGATCAACCAGGTCCACGTAAACAATAAGGTAGGGTTGGGCTTTGCTGAAGCGCTGCGCTCCTTCCTCCGTCAGGATCCGGATATCATTATGGTGGGGGAGATACGGGACCTGGAAACGGCGGAAATCGCTATCAAAGCCGCGCAAACCGGGCACCTGGTGCTCTCTACCCTCCACACCAATAGTGCCCCAGAAACACTGACACGCCTACTCAACATGGGCGTACCAGCTTTTAACGTCGCGACCTCGGTCAGCCTGATTATTGCCCAGCGTTTGGCCCGCCGGCTATGTAAAGAGTGTTCTGTGCCAGCCGATATCCCGCATGAGACCCTTCTTGAGGAAGGCTTTAGCGAGGAAATGCTCGATGGGGCGTCTATTCTTAAGCCGGTGGGCTGCGACCACTGTAACGGCGGATACAAGGGCCGGGTGGGCATTTACGAGGTTGTGCGTATTACACCAGACATTTCTCGTATTATTATGGAGAATGGTAATTCGCTGGTAATTGCCGAGCAGGCCCGCAAAGAAGGGTTCGCCAACTTGCGCACCTCGGCGCTTAGAAAGTGTGCTCAGGGCGTCACCAGCCTAGAAGAAGTCAACCGTGTGACCAAGGATTAA
- a CDS encoding prepilin peptidase, with the protein MPSDLLTEHPFVSYTLITIVSLMLGSFFNVVIYRLPKMMEAQWRRDCLELSGEEPSEDDNFNLALPHSHCPKCQAPVKAWQNIPVVSYILLRGRCASCRAPIGLRYPVIEAATAILAVLAFAVFGLSLHGAAIAVFCWLLLIMTVIDIDHQLLPDSLTLPLLWLGLAFHSVTATIPLTDAVWGAMAGYLSLWSVYWLFKLLTGKEGMGYGDFKLLAALGAWMGWQVLPLIIILSSLVGAVLGGLTLALSGQGRSTPMPFGPYLAGAGLIAMFWGDTLLNAYLQFAGLK; encoded by the coding sequence ATGCCCAGTGACTTGCTCACAGAGCACCCTTTTGTCAGCTACACTCTAATCACCATCGTCAGCTTGATGCTGGGCAGTTTCTTTAATGTGGTGATCTACCGCCTGCCCAAGATGATGGAGGCACAGTGGCGCCGGGACTGCCTGGAGCTCTCCGGTGAAGAGCCCAGCGAAGATGATAATTTCAACTTGGCGCTGCCCCATTCCCACTGCCCCAAGTGTCAGGCGCCGGTTAAAGCCTGGCAGAATATCCCCGTTGTCAGCTATATCCTGCTACGCGGTCGCTGCGCGAGCTGCCGCGCCCCCATCGGCCTGCGCTACCCGGTTATTGAGGCGGCAACTGCCATCTTGGCCGTGTTGGCCTTTGCGGTATTTGGTCTCTCGTTACACGGGGCAGCCATCGCAGTATTTTGCTGGCTGCTGTTGATTATGACGGTGATCGACATTGACCATCAGTTGCTTCCCGATTCCCTGACCTTGCCGCTTCTTTGGCTAGGGCTGGCCTTTCACAGCGTCACTGCTACTATCCCGCTTACCGACGCGGTATGGGGGGCTATGGCGGGCTATTTGAGCCTGTGGAGCGTGTATTGGTTATTTAAACTGCTGACCGGCAAGGAAGGCATGGGCTACGGCGATTTTAAACTGCTGGCTGCACTGGGAGCGTGGATGGGCTGGCAGGTTTTGCCGTTGATAATTATCCTATCGTCCCTGGTAGGCGCGGTGTTAGGCGGCTTAACCCTGGCACTGAGCGGTCAAGGCCGCTCTACACCTATGCCTTTTGGCCCCTATTTGGCTGGCGCCGGGCTGATCGCCATGTTTTGGGGCGACACACTACTGAATGCCTACCTCCAGTTCGCCGGTCTTAAGTAA